A genomic region of Fundulus heteroclitus isolate FHET01 chromosome 24, MU-UCD_Fhet_4.1, whole genome shotgun sequence contains the following coding sequences:
- the pwp2h gene encoding periodic tryptophan protein 2 homolog, whose product MKFAYRFSNLLGAVYRQGNLNFSKDGNAVISPVGNRVSVFDLKNNTSETLPISTTKNITCVGVSPDGSLAIVIDEDGAALLVSLITRAVLHHFHFHKPVSSVRFSPDGRKFVVTKENVALMYHAPGKQREFNAFVLDKSYYGPYDETTCIDWTDDSKCFAVGSKDMSTWVFGAERWANLIYYSLGGHKDVIVGCFFEQDSLDLYTVSQDGALCVWESDTELDGLVLKTSVGEAKPPRQETDDEDEERVGGEEGEVIRGKAGAPKDKNKVKNVRYKQSSKHFFNKEGEFNNLTAAAYHRPTHILVTGFASGVFHLHELPEFNLIHSLSISDQRIASVAVNTSGDWIAFGCSRMGQLLVWEWQSESYVFKQQGHFNNMASLAYSPDGQYVVTGGDDGKVKVWNTNSGLCFVTFTEHTSSITNVTFTSSGFVIVSASLDGTVRAFDLHRYRNFRTFTSPRPAQFSSLAVDVSGELVSAGAQDSFEIFLWSMQTGRLLEVLGGHEGPVSSLCFSPVQSILASASWDRTIRLWDMLDSWQVKETLPLISDGLCVTYRPDGQELAVATLNGEICFWNPQTAAQTGSIAGRHDLEAGRKDTDKITAKQSAKGKSFTALCYSADGESILAGGHSKFVCIYNVAEQMLTKKFEISCNLSFDAMEEFLDRRKMTEFGSLALVDEGAGDGDGVDISLPGVRRGDMSSRHFKPEIRVSSLRFSPTGRSWAATTTEGLLVYSLDGSLVFDPYDLDLDVTPGSIRKQLRLQEWASAIVLAFRLNENALKQEVLETVPHEQIPVVCGSLPEIYVEKLLGFVATCLEKSSHLQFYMTWAQNLLMLHGQKLKNRSASILPTLQSLQKSIQRHFDNLAKLCDFNMYNIRYAVALSKQKGVKRPAEEQEEHEEHEEEMSEEMSEASIEESEMML is encoded by the exons ATGAAGTTCGCTTACAGG TTTTCCAACCTGCTCGGAGCAGTCTATCGTCAGGGGAACCTGAACTTCTCCAAAGATGGAAACGCTGTGATCAGCCCAGTGGGAAACAGGGTCTCTGTCTTCGACCTGAAAAA taaCACGTCTGAGACGTTGCCCATCTCTACTACCAAAAATATAACGTGTGTGGGTGTGTCTCCCGATGGCAGCTTGGCCATAGTGATCGATGAag ATGGAGCGGCGCTGCTGGTCAGCCTCATCACCCGAGCCGTCCTTCATCACTTCCACTTCCACAAGCCCGTCAGCAGCGTCCGCTTCTCACCGGACGGCAG GAAGTTCGTCGTGACGAAGGAGAACGTGGCGCTGATGTACCACGCCCCTGGGAAGCAGCGGGAGTTCAACGCCTTCGTTTTAGACAAGAGCTACTACGGCCCGTATGACGAAACCACCTGCATTGACTGGACCGACGACTCCAA GTGCTTTGCGGTGGGCAGCAAAGACATGTCCACGTGGGTGTTTGGAGCGGAGCGCTGGGCCAACCTGATCTACTACTCCCTGGGTGGACACAAGGACGTCATCGTGGGCTGTTTCTTCGAGCAGGACAGCTTGGAT CTTTACACAGTGAGTCAGGACGGCGCGCTGTGCGTCTGGGAGAGCGACACCGAGCTGGACGGTCTGGTTCTGAAGACGAGCGTCGGCGAAGCCAAGCCGCCGAGACAAGAGACGGACGACGAGGACGAGGAGAGGGTTGGTGGAGAGGAGGGGGAGGTGATTCGAGGGAAAGCTGGAGCTCCAAAAGACAAGAACAAGGTTAAAAACGTGCGATACAAGCAAAGTAGCAA ACACTTCTTCAACAAAGAGGGGGAGTTCAACAACCTGACCGCTGCTGCCTACCACAGACCGACCCACATCCTGGTTACCGGCTTTGCCTCTGGTGTCTTCCACCTGCACGAACTCCCGGAGTTTAACCTCATTCACTCGTTGAG TATTTCAGACCAAAGGATCGCCTCGGTGGCTGTGAACACCTCTGGAGACTGGATCGCTTTCGGATGCTCTC GGATGGGCCAGCTGCTGGTGTGGGAGTGGCAGAGTGAATCGTATGTCTTCAAGCAGCAGGGTCACTTCAACAACATGGCCTCGCTGGCTTACTCCCCAGATGGACAGTACGTCGTAACAGGAGGGGACGACGGAAAA GTTAAAGTGTGGAACACCAACAGCGGCCTCTGCTTCGTCACGTTCACCGAGCACACCAGCAGCATCACCAACGTCACCTTCACCTCCAGCGGCTTCGTCATCGTCAGCGCTTCCCTGGACGGCACCGTCAGGGCGTTCGACCTGCACAG GTACCGCAACTTCAGAACGTTCACGTCGCCGCGACCCGCGCAGTTCTCCTCTCTTGCTGTAGATGTCAGCGGAGAGCTGGTGAGCGCAGGAGCTCAGGATTCCTTTGAGATCTTCCTCTGGTCCATGCAGACAGGCAGACTGCTTGAG GTCCTCGGAGGACATGAGGGTCCGGTCAGCTCGCTGTGTTTCAGTCCTGTGCAGTCCATCCTGGCTAGCGCTTCATGGGACCGCACCATCCGACTGTGGGACATGCTGGACAGCTGGCAGGTTAAAGAAACACTCCCCCTGATATCGGATG GTCTGTGTGTGACGTACCGCCCTGACGGCCAGGAGCTGGCTGTGGCCACCCTCAACGGAGAAATCTGTTTCTGGAACCCCCAGACGGCCGCACAGACCGGGTCCATAGCCGGGCGGCACGATCTGGAGGCGGGGCGCAAGGACACGGATAAAATCACAGCCAAGCAGTCCGCCAAAGGAAA GTCTTTCACAGCTCTTTGCTACTCTGCTGACGGGGAGTCTATTTTGGCGGGAGGCCACTCAAAATTCGTCTGTATCTACAACGTCGCCGAGCAGATGCTCACCAAGAAGTTTGAGATCTCCTGCAACCTGTCGTTCGACGCCATGGAG GAGTTCCTGGACAGACGGAAGATGACGGAGTTTGGCAGTCTGGCTCTGGTGGACGAGGGCGCCGGAGATGGAGATGGGGTCGACATTAGCCTGCCCGGAGTCCGCAGAG GGGACATGAGTTCTCGTCACTTCAAGCCCGAGATCCGAGTCAGCTCGCTGCGCTTTTCTCCAACGGGTCGCAGCTGGGCAGCCACCACCACTGAGGGCCTGCTGGTCTACTCCCTCGATGGATCTCTGGTCTTCGATCCGTacgacctggacctggacgtgACGCCGGGCAGCATCCGCAAACAGCTCCGCCTCCAAGAGTGGGCGTCGGCCATCGTCCTGGCGTTCAGACTGAACGAAAATGCGCTGAAGCAGGAAGTGCTGGAAACGGTGCCACATGAGCAGA TCCCAGTGGTCTGTGGCTCTCTGCCTGAGATTTACGTGGAGAAGCTGCTGGGCTTTGTCGCTACCTGCTTGGAGAAGTCGAGTCACCTGCAGTTCTACATGACCTGGGCCCAGAACCTGCTCATGCTGCATGGGCAGAAACTTAAGAACAG GTCTGCTTCCATACTCCCAACATTGCAGTCGCTGCAGAAGAGCATCCAGAGACACTTTGACAATCTGGCCAAGCT ATGTGACTTCAACATGTATAACATCCGCTACGCCGTGGCACTCTCAAAGCAGAAGGGCGTAAAGAGGCCCGCTGAGGAGCAGGAGGAACATGAGGAACATGAGGAAGAGATGTCTGAGGAGATGAGTGAGGCTTCTATAGAGGAATCAGAAATGATGCTGTAG